AAGATTGTGCAAAAGAACTAGGAATTGGAATGGGAGGTTTTTCAGGATTTAATATGAATGATATTTTTTCCGGTTTCCTAACCAATGCCTTTGGAACTCCAACCATTGGTACCCGCAAAACTTGTAGCAAATGCCATTCCACTTGGGATGATATCGTAAGGTTGGGACGGATGGGATGCGATGAATGTTACCATACATTTGAAAAAGAATTGCTTCCTACACTGGAAAATATCCATGGAAAAACAAAGCATGTTGGAAAAGTTTCTAATGCTGCGGGTATGGAATACAAGAAAAAAGTGGAACTTGACCAGTTAAAAGCCCAGATGCAAAAGGCAGTAGAACAGGAAGAGTTTGAAAAAGCCGCTGAATTAAGAGACCAGATTAAACAGCTGGAACAGGAATTGGAACAGTAAGGAGTGAATCTATATGACAGCGTTAAAACAATGGTATTTCAAAAATGGCACACAATCCAATCTGATTCCAAGTACCCGGATCAGATTAGCCAGA
This is a stretch of genomic DNA from Clostridium facile. It encodes these proteins:
- a CDS encoding UvrB/UvrC motif-containing protein, translated to MLCQKCQKKEATTYYQETVNGKTTTLHLCEDCAKELGIGMGGFSGFNMNDIFSGFLTNAFGTPTIGTRKTCSKCHSTWDDIVRLGRMGCDECYHTFEKELLPTLENIHGKTKHVGKVSNAAGMEYKKKVELDQLKAQMQKAVEQEEFEKAAELRDQIKQLEQELEQ